ACATGCAGACAGACTCACCAAAGTTCTGGGACACTCTAACATTCCTCACAATTGCTTCACCATTTTTAAATTTGGGATATGAAACTTTCATCTGTCCAGTATCGCCGGCTTTCTTTCGACATTCTCTATGCAGATTGAAGTTAAAATGCACTGCTGCAAGAATATGCCTGAGTGGAATAAATATGATATCTATTGTAAGTGTTATGCAATGAGCCATGTCCagttgcaaaataaaataattcaaTCCTAACACAGAATTGTATTTGTCCTGGCTACAGACTATCATCAAAAAGAGCAACCCCACCTGCCAACAAACCTGCATACAACTATAGTTTttgtgatttaaaaaaaattaatacctGCAATACATTCCAGCATATGAATATGCTATCATCTTGGGTGCGAAGTGATTCAACACCGAGTGAAAGCCTTCAAGACAACTTGTCTGGGCAAAGGGGGAGGCTTGCTTGATGCCCTTAACTAAATTGACATTGGTGAGGGCACTGCATAATTTTTCATATGCCACAGACCCTACAGAAAGACAAAAAGAATACAAAATAGAGAGATTTCCCTCCACAGTAACAAGAGAAAGTGGTGTAACTAACAGATAGGAGCATAAGTGGAAAGCCAAAAACCTGGATTCCAGTTATTAACAAAGCTGTTTTTATTCAAACCTACATTGCAAAGTTAGGAGTGTGAATTTTATTGCCTACAATATATGATACATTTAGGGTATCCTCATTGATTAGTGCTGGCTGATTCAGTTACATACCAACTTTTAACCATTTTCTTGGTTGGATTATTCCATGGAAGCATCTGTTAAATAACGCATCACTGAGCTCTGAATGTTTATTAACAATGTGGCTCAGGAAAGAGTTGAATTTGGCCCAGATGACCTTCCCATTTCCGCTGAACGTTGTGGTAGCGCTCCAATACAGGTGATTTTCACACGACCTGATCCATTCACCAATTGCCTCGCATCCCTTTTCTTTAGAAAGTTTCAAAAGGACTTTCCTGATTTCTACAAATAAAACAGGCTGAGTCTGACTACTGGttcatgatgataataatactgATATGATAATCACGATATTAGccacttttgtcttttttttatttatatccggtattaatttttttaaatatgtcTAAAGATCACTTTTACTTTTTGCTTAGTCACTATCTCAATATATATAAAGTCATTGTTTGTCACTGCATTATGGAGCTCTGTggagcaataatattattaaaagtcaaaaattatgtaacacaataaaattgacaaattttCTCCATAAATGTAGTATCATAAAATAATGATTTTAGTGATCTACCACTAAGTCAGCTTACTTTTCTTTAGATGCCATATATCAAAGTAGTGGGTTATATGTGACAAAGACTTCCTCATGTGGGCAGCAATAGACACATGTCGGTCAGAGACAAATGCTTTGATAAGCAGACCATATCCAATGAGAAACTGCATGCACGATTTGAATCCCTCAAATTCCATTGCTGGACTGCTTCCAGTTTGGTTCCTCTGAGAATTAAAGATTAAAGTAAAAGTGCTATTAACAATGGTTAAGAAACAGATTGATAAGTTGAAAGATCATTATCCATATACTTGTTCAGTTATTACTTTACCTGAATAAGGGAAAAGTGTAAAATCATGGGCAAAGTGCAGCAAAATATGGTGTAAGCACCATATTTGGCACAGTGCCCCATGCTGTCATGTCGGCCATCCCCTGCTATAGTAATCCCATCTTCTATGGCCTTCACCTTCTCTAGCATCTTTTGCTGGTATTTTTCCCAGTACAACAAAATCGTTGGGAACAGCTTATTCTAGGAAGAAAAATGTCAATACCATTCAGGGTTCTGTTTGTGAATATTTAACTATACTGTACTGATATTTGTTTGTAAAATACTTACTCTTTGGTATCTGAAGAAAGTATTCATGGACAAACAACCAAGGCCCATGTGAGAAAATATTCTGAACACTTTGGATGCAGATCCCCCAGCTAACAAAATTGCCAGGCAGAGGAGAAAATTACCAGCTGGTAACTTTGATCCTGGCAGAAATGGTTGACTTTGCCACGTGCCCTTTGGTTTTTGACACTTAGGGTTTGAGCAAGTTGTTGTTACGACAACTTGGGTGCCAACCTCATGTACGTCAACTTGTGGATTATCTGCTTTGCAGCTATGACAGAAACCAAATAGTAGGAGCAACTGGCTAAGAAACACAATGTGTTTGGGTTCTGTGCGTATGTTTGTGCCTTGCGCTGATATcctgtaacaaaaagaaaaaaatggccaaCTTAATTTGATGTTCTATCTTGGTCTTTTCCATATGCTGAGACCAGGAATTTTAATACCACTTTTGAAGTGGGTACCATACATAGCCAAGCAGACAGTTTGGTGTGTAACAACAATGAGATTGGGGTTTCTAAGAGCTTTGTAGCTTCTTCAGAGAGAGATGGTAGTTTGTGACAAAGCAGACTTACCTGCTAGGCTCATTTTTATCTGAGTCAATGTCTTCATCTGATTCAGTCTCTGGGGTTGGTTCCTCTTCTGTCTCGTAGGTACTGTCATccacttctttttcttcttctgtttcATCCTTGTCTTCAACCTCACTCTCAACTTGATAATTCCCATGAGGGGCACTTCCTTTACTTGGCTTCTCTTCACTTTTCAGTCCTGAGAATGAATATATTGTTTAAAAACTTCGTTGACTTAAACTATTCAACAACAATACCACTTCGCTGAAATTAAGGTGGATGCATATGAGTAGTGCAGTGGATTTCGCGGCAATATATAATATTTGGCGCGAATTCAAAAAGACAACGTGGATATTAATCATTGAATACTGTAGACTAACATATCCTGATCCTTATCCACAAAAGCTGCCACTGAATACGACCTACCCTTcagtttcagtttgtttttaacCCTTTTTAGCTCTTCCCTCTTGTCGTTTAGTTTAGTGCGTAGATCCAATACAGAGTTGTTCAGCATTCTCCTCTCGTTCATAAAAGCACAGCAACTGGCACATTGTTCGGCCGGTTCAGTTACCGGTAAACACGGACTGCCAACTTCACTGACTTCCACCGGACCAGAAACGTCCATTGCTTCCACAGCCTGCATTGGTTCGTCTTGTGAGGGCTGTGGAGTAGAAAATCTGGAGGGTAATTTCGTAGCCTTTCTCCGATGCTTCGGCTTTGGCTCAGCACTTGTACTGCTCATGGTACTTTCTAAACTTTCCATTGCTTCTTTCCGCCTCTGAAGTAATACAAACACAGTTCTTTTATTTGGCGAAtaaaacatgaaagaaaaattcacgATAAACCGAAATATATCTCTGCTCGTGTTGACCTGCAAGACGACTGCAGCACGTTGTTGACAAATATCTCACCTTTCGTTTGCTTCGCTGACTTTCAGCTGTTTGGTCATTTGAAACAGAGTGTGCGTGCTTTGTGGGGAAAACAGAAACACCGATTTCATCTCTTCTCAGCCTCCGATCCAAATCTTCCGAAAAACGGTTTGTGAAGTCTTCCTCTTTGAAGTGCTCGGAACACACTGCCGAATGCTCGGTGGCTTCCCAATGAGCACGTTTTAATTTCACGAAGTCTACCCACTTCTttcgtcttctttgtttttccgaATCACTTTTCCCATAAAAGGGTATGGGATGAAGCTTAATGCCTTTCTGCTTGTTTCGAACGTTACTACAACCGAAGACAACACATTTCTCAGGCATGTTTTCAGCTCTAAGACCAAAGTGGCGATCAG
Above is a genomic segment from Acropora muricata isolate sample 2 chromosome 1, ASM3666990v1, whole genome shotgun sequence containing:
- the LOC136896697 gene encoding uncharacterized protein, encoding MPEKCVVFGCSNVRNKQKGIKLHPIPFYGKSDSEKQRRRKKWVDFVKLKRAHWEATEHSAVCSEHFKEEDFTNRFSEDLDRRLRRDEIGVSVFPTKHAHSVSNDQTAESQRSKRKRRKEAMESLESTMSSTSAEPKPKHRRKATKLPSRFSTPQPSQDEPMQAVEAMDVSGPVEVSEVGSPCLPVTEPAEQCASCCAFMNERRMLNNSVLDLRTKLNDKREELKRVKNKLKLKGLKSEEKPSKGSAPHGNYQVESEVEDKDETEEEKEVDDSTYETEEEPTPETESDEDIDSDKNEPSRISAQGTNIRTEPKHIVFLSQLLLLFGFCHSCKADNPQVDVHEVGTQVVVTTTCSNPKCQKPKGTWQSQPFLPGSKLPAGNFLLCLAILLAGGSASKVFRIFSHMGLGCLSMNTFFRYQRNKLFPTILLYWEKYQQKMLEKVKAIEDGITIAGDGRHDSMGHCAKYGAYTIFCCTLPMILHFSLIQRNQTGSSPAMEFEGFKSCMQFLIGYGLLIKAFVSDRHVSIAAHMRKSLSHITHYFDIWHLKKKIRKVLLKLSKEKGCEAIGEWIRSCENHLYWSATTTFSGNGKVIWAKFNSFLSHIVNKHSELSDALFNRCFHGIIQPRKWLKVGSVAYEKLCSALTNVNLVKGIKQASPFAQTSCLEGFHSVLNHFAPKMIAYSYAGMYCRHILAAVHFNFNLHRECRKKAGDTGQMKVSYPKFKNGEAIVRNVRVSQNFDYVEDIFQTFLTSTKDELKGASDKLKDITPSPMNTMLEKESKSTAVQKKMERSNKITENVPPTTPVAEIQDPETGSEQRVASKMPRKCSLCQHPMKGHSKVSTCPKNQKKSKKKL